In the Parasteatoda tepidariorum isolate YZ-2023 chromosome 3, CAS_Ptep_4.0, whole genome shotgun sequence genome, one interval contains:
- the LOC107454402 gene encoding NADH dehydrogenase [ubiquinone] 1 subunit C2 has protein sequence MPAARESLEIKYFYHLGFSGMFALSPVCANYYQRRPLYAGIHRHILLGILGFAVGHYVTKYLDNKWVERDAIIRHYVELHPEDFKVERKKFKEIFDEWYPIR, from the coding sequence atgccTGCAGCCAGAGAAagtcttgaaataaaatacttctatCATTTGGGCTTCTCTGGTATGTTTGCACTCTCTCCAGTTTGTGCTAATTACTACCAAAGACGACCGCTCTACGCTGGTATTCACAGGCATATTCTTTTGGGCATTCTAGGTTTCGCTGTTGGTCACTATGTAACAAAATACCTAGATAATAAATGGGTTGAAAGAGATGCTATTATCAGACATTATGTTGAACTCCATCCCGAGGATTTTAAAGTAGAGAGGAAGAAGTTTAAAGAAATCTTCGATGAATGGTATCCAATTCGATAA